The following proteins come from a genomic window of Halorussus halophilus:
- a CDS encoding right-handed parallel beta-helix repeat-containing protein — MSDHTVLLVVSVLMSGLVAPGPVNQETGGSTPAEIDSCTTITESGHYALTADILNSTEATCIRIEADDVVLDGAGHTIDGNWSVLRENTGVGDSLFEAFANATEIGTANATVSQWAYHGVFVSESENVTISGLTVRDWVYGIAFFDVTDGNIRGVTTEQTATGVGLFQSTTIRTEAVESTNSTIGVVLDDVSVSSVTNSEINNSVLDGMELFETTGSSIVENTIRNTGRYDGLYLRNSSQNTVRDNDIGSNTLSGIALARGSNSNIVESNLVEQNGLNGILVRDNSVLNTVTNNTLEANAHSGVSVVDGANQNIVQGNVIRNTTGEDPYTAQVNYSAGIVINQSSRNQVTENWVQGNAYSGITLTNEANENFLTGNTILNTTGVEITVPETFRTVSVDHPAAIFIDRSSENVIRETYVRDSELWSYYSTAVASQNIVRNLTVASIRRYNVSTDPTEAAEFSFVEVATVVSFTGRNVALDANVTEGIIEPDWEPSRSAPRVNEVGTSENSTLENMSVRWYLRAVPTELVENTTNRRVRATTTTTTVEGETT, encoded by the coding sequence ATGAGTGACCACACCGTACTGCTGGTTGTGAGCGTACTCATGAGTGGCCTCGTCGCACCGGGACCCGTAAATCAAGAGACGGGCGGTTCCACCCCCGCCGAAATCGACTCTTGCACGACGATTACCGAATCGGGCCACTACGCGCTCACGGCCGATATTCTAAACAGTACGGAAGCTACGTGCATTCGAATCGAGGCAGACGACGTCGTCTTAGATGGTGCCGGACACACCATCGACGGCAATTGGAGTGTTCTCCGCGAGAACACAGGAGTCGGAGACAGCCTCTTCGAAGCGTTTGCAAATGCGACGGAAATCGGGACTGCAAATGCGACCGTTTCACAGTGGGCGTACCACGGAGTATTCGTGTCGGAGTCTGAAAACGTTACAATCTCCGGATTGACGGTCAGAGATTGGGTTTACGGAATTGCGTTCTTCGACGTAACCGACGGCAATATACGGGGTGTAACGACCGAACAGACCGCGACGGGTGTCGGACTATTCCAATCAACCACAATCCGTACGGAAGCGGTGGAATCGACGAACAGTACGATAGGCGTCGTTCTCGACGACGTCTCGGTCAGCAGTGTCACGAACAGTGAAATAAATAACAGCGTTCTCGACGGAATGGAACTCTTCGAGACGACGGGGTCCAGTATCGTTGAAAACACGATTCGGAATACGGGGCGATACGACGGCCTCTATCTCCGAAATTCGAGTCAGAATACCGTCCGAGACAACGATATCGGATCAAATACGCTGTCTGGAATTGCACTCGCAAGGGGGTCGAACAGCAACATAGTGGAGTCGAATTTAGTTGAACAGAACGGCCTCAACGGTATCCTCGTCCGTGATAACTCGGTTCTGAATACGGTGACGAACAACACCCTCGAAGCGAACGCTCACAGCGGAGTTTCAGTAGTCGATGGAGCGAACCAAAATATCGTCCAAGGTAACGTGATACGAAACACGACCGGTGAAGACCCGTACACTGCTCAGGTGAACTACTCCGCGGGAATCGTAATAAACCAGTCCAGTCGAAACCAAGTGACCGAAAATTGGGTTCAAGGGAACGCGTACAGCGGTATCACGCTCACCAACGAGGCGAACGAGAACTTTCTCACGGGGAACACGATACTCAATACCACAGGGGTAGAAATCACCGTACCCGAGACGTTTCGCACCGTCTCAGTAGACCATCCCGCGGCGATTTTCATCGACCGGAGTAGCGAGAACGTCATCCGAGAGACGTACGTTCGAGATTCCGAACTGTGGTCGTACTACTCGACAGCAGTAGCGTCACAGAACATCGTTCGGAACTTGACCGTCGCGTCTATCAGGCGGTATAACGTCTCGACTGACCCGACCGAGGCTGCGGAGTTCTCGTTCGTCGAAGTTGCCACTGTCGTTTCGTTCACCGGTCGGAACGTCGCTCTCGACGCGAACGTTACCGAAGGGATAATCGAACCCGACTGGGAACCGAGTCGGTCCGCTCCGAGAGTAAACGAAGTCGGAACCAGCGAGAACTCCACGCTCGAAAATATGAGCGTCCGATGGTATCTAAGAGCGGTGCCGACAGAACTCGTAGAAAATACGACTAACAGAAGAGTCCGAGCGACTACCACCACCACGACCGTAGAAGGGGAAACAACTTAG
- a CDS encoding HalOD1 output domain-containing protein, with amino-acid sequence MSPSSPTSSQKLSTAVIEAVAKRMDVAPTELPERLLDVIDPDSLDSLFASGNPADGTVTFTYCGYSVTVTADGDVTLEE; translated from the coding sequence ATGAGTCCGTCGTCACCCACATCGTCACAGAAATTGAGTACTGCCGTGATTGAAGCTGTTGCCAAACGGATGGACGTTGCTCCCACTGAACTGCCCGAAAGGCTACTCGACGTGATTGACCCCGACTCGTTGGATTCTCTGTTCGCCAGCGGGAACCCAGCGGACGGGACAGTGACGTTCACCTACTGCGGATACAGTGTCACTGTCACCGCAGACGGCGACGTAACCCTCGAAGAATAG
- a CDS encoding DUF7344 domain-containing protein has translation MNDNAFTALANERRRTLLLNLLASNPQDAGVESSTGESVLTDAAQRAQTEMYHVHLPKLEDYGYIAWDKDANEVVKGPQFHEIRPLLEFLASNSPE, from the coding sequence ATGAACGACAACGCCTTCACGGCACTCGCAAACGAACGCCGACGAACACTCTTGCTCAACCTTCTCGCATCGAATCCGCAGGACGCGGGAGTCGAATCATCCACAGGTGAGTCGGTACTGACCGACGCCGCGCAACGGGCGCAGACCGAAATGTACCACGTCCACCTACCGAAACTCGAAGACTACGGCTACATCGCGTGGGACAAGGACGCCAATGAAGTCGTCAAGGGGCCGCAGTTCCATGAGATTCGCCCCCTACTCGAATTTTTGGCGTCCAACAGTCCGGAGTGA
- a CDS encoding Lrp/AsnC family transcriptional regulator translates to MGRDLDDVDRSILYLLQRDARNTTAQEIADTAGVSASTVRNRIDQLEDDGIIKGYHPEIDYEQANLPLQITFVISAPPKELKEYSEQIRGIQGVIDVREMLTGRRNVHVDVVGTSTSDITRITDAIHDIGIEIESSEMMRRRHVQPFNHFFLQGTDETSAHANGPDEDDESPTE, encoded by the coding sequence ATGGGACGTGACTTGGACGACGTTGACCGGAGTATCCTGTACCTGCTTCAGCGGGACGCCCGGAACACGACCGCACAGGAAATCGCAGACACGGCAGGTGTCTCCGCCAGTACTGTCCGCAACCGAATCGACCAACTCGAAGACGACGGTATCATCAAAGGCTACCACCCGGAGATAGATTACGAACAAGCCAACCTGCCGTTGCAAATCACGTTCGTAATCTCTGCGCCGCCAAAGGAACTGAAAGAGTACTCGGAGCAGATTCGGGGGATTCAGGGCGTAATTGACGTTCGTGAAATGCTGACTGGCCGACGGAATGTCCACGTCGACGTGGTCGGGACAAGCACGAGTGACATTACCCGAATCACCGACGCGATCCACGACATCGGCATCGAAATCGAGAGTTCCGAGATGATGAGGCGGCGGCACGTCCAACCGTTCAACCACTTCTTTTTACAGGGGACGGACGAGACGAGCGCGCACGCAAACGGCCCGGACGAAGACGACGAGTCCCCCACAGAGTGA
- a CDS encoding HalOD1 output domain-containing protein, producing MSPSSPTSSANAWSHAVIETVATKMDVHPTELPEKLYDVVDPGSLDSLFANKTPTDGTVTFTYCDYTVTVTANGDVSLE from the coding sequence CCCACTTCATCAGCCAATGCGTGGAGTCACGCCGTAATCGAGACTGTCGCCACGAAGATGGATGTTCACCCCACTGAATTGCCCGAGAAACTATACGACGTGGTCGACCCCGGCTCATTAGATTCGTTGTTCGCAAACAAAACCCCGACAGACGGCACTGTGACGTTCACGTACTGCGACTACACAGTCACTGTCACCGCAAACGGCGACGTGAGTCTCGAATAA